From Pelmatolapia mariae isolate MD_Pm_ZW linkage group LG1, Pm_UMD_F_2, whole genome shotgun sequence, one genomic window encodes:
- the hypk gene encoding huntingtin-interacting protein K, which produces MAAEGDVDLDLEAEENCTGKPAEKPRKHDSGAADLERVTDYAEEKEISSSDLETAMSVIGDRRSREQKAKQEREKELAKVTIKREDVELIMSEMEISRAVAERSLREHMGNVVEALVALTN; this is translated from the exons ATGGCGGCGGAAGGAGATGTCGATTTGGACTTGGAAGCCGAGGAAAACTGCACCGGGAAGCCGGCAGAGAAGCCTCGGAAACATGACAGCGGGGCCGCTGATTTGGAGAGAGTGACAGACTACGCGGAGGAGAAGGAAATCTCCAGCTCTGATTTAGAAACG GCCATGTCAGTGATTGGAGACAGAAGGTCGCGAGAACAGAAAGCCAAGCAGGAGAG agaaaagGAGTTGGCCAAAGTCACCATCAAGAGAGAGGACGTAGAGCTAATt ATGTCTGAGATGGAGATTTCGAGGGCCGTGGCTGAGCGCAGTCTGAGGGAACACATGGGGAACGTGGTGGAAGCTCTGGTGGCTCTGACCAACTGA